The stretch of DNA atGTACATGAACAACCCCGAATGCATATTTTGAGTCAGTCCAAATATTGACCCTTTTGTCCTCACTGAGCTCTAATGCCCTAGTTAGGGCTAtcaactcagctttctgtgctgatgtgtttggtggtAGGGATTTAGCTTCAATTGCTGTTTTGGCAGTAGTAATCGCGTATCCTGCATACCGCACTCCgctttccacaaaactactgcCATCAATAAAAAGCTCCCAATCCGTCTTCTCCAACGGGGTATCTTTCAGGTCAGGTCGACTTGCGTGGGTATATTCAATGACCtccacacaatcatgttccagattttcttcttcagtctctgcgcttaaaaacacagctggattcattaggttagttgtttttaggataacatcatcctgctctgttaaaattgcctgatatttcatcattctacttggggaaagccaatggcccccCTTTTGTTCTAATACAGTAGTCACCATGTGGGATACAAACACTTCAATCTTTTTCCCCATAGTCAGTTTCCGGACTTCCTGAATTAATATCACGGTAGCAGCCACCGCCCGCAAGCACGCCGGCCATCCAGCACTTACCGGGTcaagttgtttagagaaataacctACGGGCCTTTTCCAAGATCCCAGCCGTTGGGTTAATACCCCTAGAGCAAGTCTCTGTCGTTCATGTACAAATAACTGGAAGTCTTTACTCAGATCAGGTAGGCCCAAAGCAGGCGCTTGCATTAAAGCCTGTTTCAATTTCCGAAAAGCTTCTTGTTGTGGTCTTTCCCACACCAAggtcttatttttctgtgcctCGTATAAAGGTTTGGCAATAAGTCCATAGTCCATGATCCAGAGCCTACACCATCCTGCCATTCCTagaaaagatcttaattcatGTAAGTTACGCGGTTCTGAGATCGCACAGATAGCATGTACACGGTTTATACCTAGTCTTCGCTGTCCTTGAGAAAGCTCGCATcctagatagatcacagttgtggatgcaatctgagctttattttttgacactttATATCCATTCATTCCTAATTGATTCAATATTCCAATTGTTACCTGTATGCAAAGTtcttgggtctcagcagcaatcagaatatcatccacatattgcagcaacaaataccattgtcgAGGAATTCCGATATAGCCTCTCGTAGTCCACTCCTCAAGTTCTTTGGCTAGTTGATTTCCGAAGATAGTTGGactattcttaaatccttgtggaaggCGTGTCCAGGTTAATTGGGCTTTTCTCCCGTTGTGTGGGTTCTCCCATTCGAAAGCGAatagctttttgctttcctggtcaaggggtatgcagaagaaggcatcttttaaatcaagtactgtaaaccatttatatttctctttcacagatgttaacaaggtatacggatttgcaactactggatgtatgtccttagtgatctggtttattgCTCATAAGTCTTGGACTAGTCGATagctaccatcaggtttctttactggaaaaattggagtattatattctgattcacattcctctagaattccatatttcaaaaacTTCTCAGTTAAAGATACTATTCCTAATCTGGCTTCCAATTTCAATGGGTACTGTCTTAATCGTACCGGttcagcaccttccttcagcgctactttcacaggtttagctgcctttgacttccCAGGTATGTCAGTTTCCCATACCGTGGGAATCACTGCATCCTCTATTGCCTGTGGTATTTTCACAattggattttcctttaatagtaaaatttgtcctacctttgaCTCTGGAACTTTCATTACCAAATTTCCATCC from Columba livia isolate bColLiv1 breed racing homer chromosome W, bColLiv1.pat.W.v2, whole genome shotgun sequence encodes:
- the LOC135577204 gene encoding LOW QUALITY PROTEIN: uncharacterized protein LOC135577204 (The sequence of the model RefSeq protein was modified relative to this genomic sequence to represent the inferred CDS: substituted 1 base at 1 genomic stop codon), whose translation is MKVPESKVGQILLLKENPIVKIPQAIEDAVIPTVWETDIPGKSKAAKPVKVALKEGAEPVRLRQYPLKLEARLGIVSLTEKFLKYGILEECESEYNTPIFPVKKPDGSYRLVQDLXAINQITKDIHPVVANPYTLLTSVKEKYKWFTVLDLKDAFFCIPLDQESKKLFAFEWENPHNGRKAQLTWTRLPQGFKNSPTIFGNQLAKELEEWTTRGYIGIPRQWYLLLQYVDDILIAAETQELCIQVTIGILNQLGMNGYKVSKNKAQIASTTVIYLGCELSQGQRRLGINRVHAICAISEPRNLHELRSFLGMAGWCRLWIMDYGLIAKPLYEAQKNKTLVWERPQQEAFRKLKQALMQAPALGLPDLSKDFQLFVHERQRLALGVLTQRLGSWKRPVGYFSKQLDPVSAGWPACLRAVAATVILIQEVRKLTMGKKIEVFVSHMVTTVLEQKGGHWLSPSRMMKYQAILTEQDDVILKTTNLMNPAVFLSAETEEENLEHDCVEVIEYTHASRPDLKDTPLEKTDWELFIDGSSFVESGVRYAGYAITTAKTAIEAKSLPPNTSAQKAELIALTRALELSEDKRVNIWTDSKYAFGVVHVHGALWKERGLLSSQGTNIKYQKEILNLINAVQKPSLVAIMHCKAHQSGTSTIIEGNRLADQTARSVARRVWMMVGLVSQKVRAIDLLPTPSEAAEYSTEDEKLARLVKAVKDNSGWYVTTNGQIVVPITIMRGILQAEHQKCHWGAEALVTYLRKQIISVQMLTMAKSITAKCEICLRNNPLVRRKVDMGKIRTGVQPGDCWQIDYVELPKTRGFRYLLVGVCTFSGWPEAFPCRTNQAQETVKWLLKEIIPRFGVPLGISSDRGPHFIAQVVKEVSRCLGIKWELHTPWRPQSSGQVEKINQTLKRQLSKICQEAKIQWPQALPIALLRIRIKPRSGMSVSPYEILYGKPYEAPDLNPSVHVKGNQDVYNYVLSLGRTLNRLRSVLVWNRPLALENPVHDIEPGDTVYIKTWREDPLKERWDGPYQVLLTTFTAIKVAEIDSWIHYTRVKKVPKRWQSQLVGPTTLKITKQDV